From Streptomyces chrestomyceticus JCM 4735, one genomic window encodes:
- a CDS encoding PP2C family protein-serine/threonine phosphatase, translating to MTTPHVPKVAGIEPALPAPTHTAESATASAPADTPPESRRTAAQDRLAGWISDLTTLHGLTERLARTRTLDAALQELLRAGASLVGARRGLVVLEPSDGLGPDTTIGLGLGRADIGHLETVPRRAQSFGRILDGLPVTDGLTTQDGLSPRDGPPTDGCPADAPADHGADGPGPNGLQGGVSAGSLQGGAASDDGRTDNRGPYRPGPVSPGTYSPGTYSPGPDNSGCVACGRGHIAQPDIPGEPGLDPRLREVAARLGYAASYAVPLEAGSVGRFGAAVWLYDEPAAPAERQRHLVGRYLAYATEHLARLLELHRQRQAVATLREELLPSRLPRVPGVRLAVRHGSGPLGGGDWYDALPLPDGALGLAVGSVTGSGPGAVAAMGRLRASLRAYAVMEGEDPVAVLSDLELLLRLTEPARSATALFAFAEAPPGVPGAGPGPGAGPGAGAGPRTDAGPVTGAGPGTPPAPGMPVAAGRRIVLAGAGHCPPLIIGERRTEYVETTLSAPLGMLACWEAPSVELRPAPGETLLLYSDGLLRRTGEPMDRAFARLHAAAAGVPRAVRHDPEALTDHLLRTLLPEGLDAPESPEDVVLLTAYFE from the coding sequence ATGACCACCCCTCACGTTCCGAAAGTGGCTGGAATCGAACCAGCACTTCCCGCCCCCACGCACACTGCCGAGTCCGCCACCGCATCAGCCCCGGCGGACACCCCGCCCGAGTCCCGCCGCACGGCCGCCCAGGACCGGCTCGCCGGATGGATCTCCGACCTCACCACGCTGCACGGCCTCACCGAGCGGCTGGCCCGTACGCGGACCCTCGACGCCGCCCTCCAGGAACTGCTGCGTGCCGGCGCCTCCCTCGTGGGCGCCCGGCGCGGGCTGGTGGTCCTCGAACCGTCCGACGGCCTCGGGCCGGACACCACCATCGGCCTCGGACTCGGCCGGGCGGACATCGGCCACCTCGAGACCGTGCCGCGCCGCGCGCAGTCCTTCGGCCGGATCCTCGACGGGTTGCCGGTGACGGACGGGCTGACCACGCAAGACGGTCTGTCACCGAGAGACGGCCCGCCCACCGACGGATGCCCGGCCGACGCACCCGCCGACCACGGCGCGGACGGCCCCGGACCGAACGGCCTACAGGGCGGCGTGTCTGCGGGCAGCCTACAGGGCGGCGCGGCGTCGGACGACGGGCGTACGGACAACCGCGGCCCGTACAGACCCGGCCCGGTCAGCCCAGGTACGTACAGCCCAGGTACGTACAGCCCAGGCCCGGACAACTCCGGCTGCGTGGCCTGCGGGCGCGGCCACATCGCCCAGCCCGACATCCCCGGCGAACCCGGCCTCGACCCCCGCCTGCGGGAAGTCGCCGCCCGCCTCGGATACGCGGCCAGTTACGCCGTACCGCTGGAGGCCGGCTCCGTAGGCCGGTTCGGCGCGGCGGTCTGGCTCTACGACGAACCCGCCGCCCCCGCCGAGCGGCAGCGCCACCTCGTCGGCCGCTACCTCGCGTACGCCACCGAACACCTCGCCCGCCTCCTCGAACTGCACCGCCAGCGGCAGGCCGTGGCGACGCTGCGCGAGGAACTGCTGCCCAGCAGGCTGCCCCGGGTCCCCGGCGTACGGCTCGCGGTACGGCACGGCTCCGGGCCGCTCGGCGGCGGCGACTGGTACGACGCGCTCCCGCTGCCGGACGGCGCGCTGGGCCTGGCGGTCGGCTCCGTCACCGGCTCGGGGCCGGGCGCGGTGGCCGCCATGGGACGGCTGCGCGCCTCGCTCCGCGCGTACGCGGTGATGGAGGGCGAGGACCCGGTCGCGGTCCTCTCCGACCTGGAACTGCTGCTGCGGCTGACCGAGCCGGCCCGCAGCGCGACGGCCCTGTTCGCCTTCGCCGAGGCGCCGCCGGGCGTGCCGGGAGCCGGGCCGGGACCGGGAGCCGGGCCGGGGGCGGGGGCCGGACCGCGGACGGATGCCGGACCGGTGACGGGTGCCGGACCGGGTACGCCACCGGCCCCCGGCATGCCTGTCGCGGCCGGGCGCCGGATCGTGCTGGCCGGGGCGGGGCACTGCCCGCCGTTGATCATCGGTGAGCGCCGTACCGAGTACGTGGAGACCACGCTGTCCGCGCCGCTGGGCATGCTGGCCTGCTGGGAGGCGCCGAGCGTGGAGCTGCGCCCCGCACCAGGAGAAACCCTTCTGCTGTACAGCGACGGGCTGCTGCGCCGCACCGGCGAGCCGATGGACCGCGCCTTCGCCCGGCTGCACGCCGCCGCCGCGGGCGTCCCCCGGGCCGTACGCCACGACCCCGAGGCCCTCACGGACCACCTGCTGCGCACCCTCCTTCCGGAAGGGCTGGACGCCCCGGAGTCCCCGGAGGACGTGGTGCTGCTCACGGCGTACTTCGAGTGA
- a CDS encoding aminopeptidase P family protein: protein MTDELTPETPGEDEQPIKQRKNGLYPGVSDELAKNMQSGWADTELRDLEPVEQAPYAAERRAALSRRFPGERLVIPAGNLKTRSNDTEYNFRAATEFVHLTGDQTEDSVLVLEPRADGEGHDATLYRLPRSDRGNGEFWLDGMGELWVGRRHSLTEAAALLGLPCADVRELPDALRAASGPVRVVRGHDAGIEEALAGQVTAERDEELREYLSEARLVKDAFEIGELQKAVDSTVRGFEDVVKVLDKAEATSERYIEGTFFLRARVEGNDVGYGSICAAGPHATTLHWVRNNGQVRSGDLLLLDAGVETTSLYTADVTRTLPINGTYSDLQRKIYDAVYEAQEAGIAAVKPGAAFRDFHDAAQRVLAEKLVEWGLVEGPADRVLELGLQRRWTLHGTGHMLGLDVHDCAAARTETYVDGALEPGMVLTVEPGLYFQADDLTVPEEYRGIGVRIEDDILVTEDGNRNLSAALPRRADEVEAWMAELTGQRG, encoded by the coding sequence GTGACGGACGAGCTCACGCCGGAGACCCCGGGCGAGGACGAGCAGCCGATCAAGCAGCGGAAGAACGGCCTTTACCCGGGCGTATCGGACGAGCTCGCGAAGAACATGCAGTCGGGCTGGGCCGACACCGAGCTGCGCGACCTGGAGCCCGTCGAGCAGGCTCCGTACGCGGCCGAGCGGCGCGCGGCGCTGTCCCGCCGCTTCCCCGGTGAGCGCCTGGTGATCCCGGCGGGCAACCTGAAGACCCGCTCCAACGACACCGAGTACAACTTCCGCGCCGCGACCGAGTTCGTGCACCTCACCGGTGACCAGACCGAAGACAGCGTGCTGGTCCTGGAACCCCGCGCGGACGGCGAGGGCCACGACGCGACGCTCTACCGGCTGCCCCGCTCCGACCGCGGGAACGGCGAGTTCTGGCTGGACGGCATGGGTGAGCTGTGGGTCGGCCGCCGCCACAGCCTGACCGAGGCCGCGGCGCTGCTCGGCCTGCCCTGCGCGGACGTGCGCGAGCTGCCCGACGCGCTGCGCGCGGCGAGCGGTCCGGTCCGGGTGGTGCGCGGCCACGACGCCGGCATCGAGGAGGCCCTGGCGGGCCAGGTCACCGCCGAGCGCGACGAAGAGCTGCGGGAGTACCTCTCCGAGGCGCGCCTGGTGAAGGACGCCTTCGAGATCGGCGAGCTGCAGAAGGCGGTCGACTCGACCGTGCGCGGCTTCGAGGACGTCGTGAAGGTCCTGGACAAGGCCGAGGCGACCAGCGAGCGCTACATCGAAGGAACGTTCTTCCTGCGGGCCCGCGTCGAGGGCAACGACGTCGGCTACGGCTCGATCTGCGCCGCCGGACCGCACGCCACCACGCTGCACTGGGTCCGCAACAACGGCCAGGTCCGCTCCGGCGACCTGCTGCTGCTGGACGCGGGCGTGGAGACCACCAGCCTCTACACCGCCGACGTCACCCGTACGCTGCCGATCAACGGCACGTACAGCGACCTCCAGCGCAAGATCTACGACGCGGTGTACGAGGCCCAGGAGGCGGGCATCGCGGCCGTCAAGCCGGGCGCCGCGTTCCGCGACTTCCACGACGCGGCGCAGCGCGTGCTCGCCGAGAAGCTGGTCGAGTGGGGCCTGGTCGAGGGCCCGGCGGACCGGGTGCTGGAGCTGGGCCTGCAGCGCCGCTGGACGCTGCACGGCACCGGCCACATGCTCGGCCTGGACGTCCACGACTGCGCCGCCGCCCGTACGGAGACGTACGTCGACGGAGCGCTGGAGCCCGGCATGGTGCTGACCGTCGAGCCCGGCCTGTACTTCCAGGCGGACGACCTGACCGTCCCGGAGGAGTACCGCGGCATCGGCGTCCGCATCGAGGACGACATCCTCGTCACCGAGGACGGCAACCGGAACCTGTCCGCCGCGCTGCCGCGCCGCGCGGACGAGGTCGAGGCGTGGATGGCGGAGCTGACCGGGCAGCGGGGCTGA
- a CDS encoding TetR/AcrR family transcriptional regulator, which translates to MSTAQPPPGASRPGGRTARTRQAVLDAVFEELGEGGYAALTMEGVARRSGVHVATIYRRWRSVEGLVCELMADLSGGIPLPDTGTLRGDLRALARSIAAFYTEPRYCGLLEAVVSAAARQPEAAEVLRQFFDERLRLAGAMVPRAAARGELPEGADPDEVVAALGAPFYYRLLIARRPVDLRLADCAAEAAWAAARAGVFAPAAGAEDSVRGGAADAVRDSAGPVWDGADPVRDTGIAEEDPGKAEEDPGNAEQTPGNAEGGR; encoded by the coding sequence GTGAGCACAGCGCAGCCCCCTCCCGGAGCGTCCCGGCCGGGGGGACGTACCGCGCGTACGAGACAAGCCGTACTGGACGCGGTCTTCGAGGAACTGGGCGAAGGCGGATACGCCGCGCTCACCATGGAGGGGGTGGCCCGGCGTTCCGGGGTCCACGTCGCGACGATCTACCGCCGCTGGCGCTCCGTCGAGGGGCTCGTCTGCGAGCTGATGGCCGACCTGAGTGGCGGGATTCCGCTCCCGGACACCGGCACGCTCCGCGGTGACCTGCGCGCACTGGCCCGTTCGATCGCCGCCTTCTACACGGAGCCGCGCTACTGCGGGCTGCTGGAAGCGGTGGTGTCCGCCGCCGCGCGCCAGCCGGAGGCCGCCGAGGTGCTGCGGCAGTTCTTCGACGAGCGGCTGCGGCTGGCCGGCGCCATGGTGCCCCGTGCTGCGGCGCGCGGTGAACTGCCCGAAGGCGCCGACCCGGACGAGGTCGTGGCCGCCCTGGGCGCGCCGTTCTACTACCGGCTGCTGATCGCCCGCAGGCCGGTCGACCTCCGGCTGGCCGACTGCGCCGCCGAGGCGGCCTGGGCGGCGGCTCGGGCCGGGGTGTTCGCGCCGGCGGCGGGCGCTGAGGATTCCGTACGGGGCGGCGCCGCAGATGCTGTACGGGACAGTGCGGGGCCCGTATGGGACGGTGCGGACCCCGTACGGGACACAGGGATCGCCGAGGAGGACCCCGGGAAGGCCGAGGAGGACCCAGGGAACGCCGAGCAGACCCCCGGGAACGCCGAAGGCGGCCGGTGA
- a CDS encoding ATP-binding protein produces the protein MSIWWSLHLRREAASVPLARRLLLGTMETAGVDPDISHDLSVALTEACANAVEHGGDAATEDYRVTAFINGDTCRIEVTDSGPGFRDRARRPKRPGRSALPDPAPPPPTAAPAPAQAEHGRGLFLIEALTDHVRYRNRTGRRGAVVSFDKILKWKEEVPLMAS, from the coding sequence ATGAGCATCTGGTGGTCCCTGCATCTGCGGCGCGAGGCCGCGAGCGTGCCGCTCGCCCGGCGGCTCCTGCTGGGAACGATGGAGACGGCCGGGGTGGACCCGGACATCTCCCACGACCTGTCCGTCGCCCTCACCGAAGCGTGTGCCAACGCCGTCGAACACGGCGGCGACGCCGCGACGGAGGACTACCGGGTCACCGCCTTCATCAACGGTGACACCTGCCGTATCGAAGTCACCGACTCCGGCCCCGGCTTCCGGGACCGGGCCCGCAGGCCCAAGCGCCCCGGGCGGAGCGCCCTGCCCGACCCCGCGCCGCCCCCACCCACGGCAGCCCCCGCCCCGGCCCAGGCCGAACATGGACGGGGGCTCTTTCTGATCGAGGCCCTGACCGACCACGTCCGCTACCGCAACCGCACCGGCCGGCGCGGCGCGGTGGTCAGCTTCGACAAGATCCTGAAGTGGAAGGAGGAGGTACCGCTGATGGCGTCGTGA
- a CDS encoding YcnI family protein — MSETTAVPSPSPAAPSQGTAPAPDARRRGRLARRLPVVGGLAAGGVLLLAGPAFAHVSVQPGQAEQGGYATINFKVPNERDNASTVKLEVTLPADHPLASAMPQPVPGWKVDVTKSKLDKPLETHGKKLTEAVSKITWTADGSKIEPGQFQQFPVSVGQLPKADKLVFKALQTYDNDEVVRWIEPTKEGGPEPENPAPVLELTPASGDGHGSGTADAKNAGGDAGSTQQAAADGSDTTARVLGGAGIVVGIIGVAFGVLAGRRRGA, encoded by the coding sequence ATGTCTGAGACCACTGCCGTACCGTCACCGTCCCCCGCCGCACCGTCACAGGGCACCGCCCCGGCCCCGGACGCCCGCCGCCGCGGCCGGCTCGCCCGCCGTCTGCCCGTCGTGGGCGGCCTCGCCGCGGGCGGCGTGCTGCTGCTCGCCGGCCCGGCCTTCGCGCACGTCAGCGTGCAGCCGGGCCAGGCCGAGCAGGGCGGCTACGCGACGATCAACTTCAAGGTCCCCAACGAGCGCGACAACGCCTCGACCGTGAAGCTCGAAGTGACCCTGCCGGCCGACCACCCGCTGGCGTCCGCCATGCCGCAGCCGGTGCCGGGCTGGAAGGTGGACGTCACCAAGTCCAAGCTCGACAAGCCGCTCGAAACGCACGGCAAGAAGCTCACCGAAGCCGTCTCGAAGATCACCTGGACCGCGGACGGCAGCAAGATCGAACCGGGCCAGTTCCAGCAGTTCCCGGTCTCCGTCGGACAGTTGCCCAAGGCCGACAAGCTGGTCTTCAAGGCCCTCCAGACGTACGACAACGACGAGGTCGTACGGTGGATCGAGCCGACCAAGGAGGGCGGCCCCGAGCCGGAGAACCCGGCGCCGGTGCTCGAACTGACCCCCGCGTCCGGCGACGGCCACGGCTCCGGCACGGCCGACGCGAAGAACGCCGGCGGCGACGCGGGCAGCACCCAGCAGGCCGCCGCGGACGGCAGCGACACCACGGCCCGCGTCCTGGGCGGTGCCGGCATCGTCGTCGGCATCATCGGTGTCGCGTTCGGCGTGCTCGCCGGCCGGCGCCGCGGCGCCTGA
- a CDS encoding SCO family protein — MRKRNLTAAGIALVSALTLAACGSGGDSDQPAASVSGGTRSEPIVTLDRPMEKPDLVLTDTEGEKYDLIEQTKGHPTLVYFGYTHCPDVCPLTMNNIDVAMRQLPKAEQDDLRVVFVTSDPERDTPAALKKWLGGINKKFIGLTGSFDTIQAGARSVNIGIEKPVKKKNGDVVSTHGAQVLLSSPKDDKIHWMGMQDAGVDHYSKALPKIIKGQNP, encoded by the coding sequence ATGCGTAAGAGGAACCTGACCGCCGCCGGTATCGCGCTGGTCTCCGCGCTGACCCTGGCCGCCTGCGGCAGCGGCGGCGACAGCGACCAGCCCGCCGCCAGCGTCTCCGGCGGCACCCGCTCCGAGCCGATCGTCACGCTCGACCGGCCCATGGAGAAGCCGGACCTGGTCCTGACGGACACCGAGGGCGAGAAGTACGACCTGATCGAGCAGACCAAGGGCCACCCGACCCTGGTCTACTTCGGCTACACCCACTGCCCGGACGTCTGCCCGCTGACGATGAACAACATCGACGTCGCGATGCGGCAGTTGCCGAAGGCCGAACAGGACGACCTGCGCGTCGTCTTCGTCACCTCGGACCCCGAACGGGACACCCCCGCCGCGCTCAAGAAGTGGCTCGGCGGCATCAACAAGAAGTTCATCGGCCTGACCGGCTCCTTCGACACCATCCAGGCCGGCGCGCGCAGCGTGAACATCGGCATCGAGAAGCCCGTCAAGAAGAAGAACGGCGACGTGGTCTCCACCCACGGAGCGCAGGTCCTGCTCAGCTCCCCCAAGGACGACAAGATCCACTGGATGGGGATGCAGGACGCCGGCGTCGACCACTACTCCAAGGCACTTCCGAAGATCATCAAGGGACAGAACCCGTGA